The Pyrus communis chromosome 14, drPyrComm1.1, whole genome shotgun sequence sequence caaacaaaataaacccTATGCATCTCCTAAACCCTAGTcctgcatcttcttcttcccctcccTCCCATATTTGTTTTCCAGcaaccatctctctctctagttcttTATTTGGTTTCGACCATCTGCTGTTGTggcttttgtgtgtgtgtgacaataatggatattttttttagtCGAACAATAATATTAGTAAGTTAGATGTTAGACGGGATTCGAACTCACGTTATCATGCAATAACACAACATCTTTCTACCATTGTGGTAAAGAGCCACTTGCGTGACCATAATCGATTTGACATTCTTGAAACATTTATGTTAATTAGGAGTGTTAATCACTCTCTCTTTCCCAATTTCAGCCTTTTCAAATCGGCAACCGACCgaaaacaattataaaaaaagaaaaactgaaatttctagcctttttaattctcgtcaaataaaaaaaaaaaacaattgaaaacaATGAAGCTGAGATAATGGGATCACCCCGGCTTGCATGGAAAGAATTATAGCCTTCAGTTCCCCTTTTTTTATGTTTaacttaaaatattaatttgatttttttatatttatttataaaagttgttttttatttttaaataattaattaaaagggtAAATTTGTCCATGTGGAAGTGATTAAAACCTCAGAAGTATTAGTGTAATATTTTAAAACTAAAGTGCTTTCgtaaaaaacagaaaaacctCATGAAGTGTTTGTGTAATTAACCTGATAAAATTCACATCAACAAAGAATATGGGTCTTTTTTCATATTATCATTGTTTAGCGTTTGCacaaataacataaaattaatttgtcACGCCGACCATGAGGATTAAAAAATGTCTAACATTTGTTTATAAATTAATGAACGCGTGTTAAGAGGCTAGTGTACTTTAATTTCCCAAATTATCGTTAAACCACAATAGAAAACTGCACTTAATTTACATATTTGCCCAAATATTTCATACGTTCCCTAGTCCCTTATATTATCTTCGGGGCATTGTAGAAACTTCACATTCGCAACCATACAAAATACCCATCGAAGTAATTCCAGATAGGCTTTAGCGGATGAGTCGCGCCAAATCGTCTCTGCAACTCCCAACATCAAGCTCCAGCCATGGCATTCCCTATATCCTCCACCATCGTCTCTCACAAGCTATCTCTCAATGTTTCCATTGCTCCCTCTACTCGAAGGCAGAATCTGAAGCCAACCCATTTCATATTTGGCTTTAATCCGAAAACTCCAGAAAGATCGGGCCTCTCCAGGGTTCATTGCATGTCCAATAACATTCACCCAAAGGTTGGTCTTGATCCTAGTCATACAGTTGATCTTTTGAAATTCTCGTTTTTGGATTTTCGAAACCTCTCAAATTGTTGTGAAATTGTGATTTTTATGTGAACTGTGATGCCTACATTGTTGGAAATTGGAATCATTGTAGTAATGTAGGTCTTTTatgtagttttattttatttatggtaGTTTTGGTTAGTTTGAATTTGGGTTTTGCTACGGCGATATTGAAAGAGAAAGTCTACATTTGTAGTTCTTGGCCTCGTTTGTTTGAGAGGATTGGCTTGGATAGAACTATAAGACATTTTAAAAGAAGAATGGGTGAAAAAGTTTCAtattttgtccaagttgaagGGTACTCATGAAGAAAAGATATTTCTAGTTCCCCACTAATCTCCACAAAATGATAGgtttaaaaatgaaaacttttcttcatgagtaaccttcaacttggacaaaataGGACGACGTCATCCATTTCTTCATTCAAAATGCCTTATATATAGTGAAGAGTCATATCTAATCTAATCCCTAATCCCTAATCCTCCCTAACAAACGAGGCCCTTTGGTATTAAAATATTCTGTTCTTCTCCTCtttagtgtttttattaaattcagATTCTTTGAATTCATGCTGAACTAAAGGCGGTTATGTAAGGGCTGCATCCCAATTGAGAGTGCTAGAATTTAGGACATTGAAATTTATTGAGGCAAATTTGCACTTTATACAATTGGAAAAGCTTTTTAATTGGTCCCCTTCACCAGATTATAATGTAAGTTGCACTCTTAGCACATGCATTCAGGCATGTAGTTTCACTAGTGGCAGGGGCTGTAGACTTCATGCCGGCTTAGTTTCCCCTATTTGTCCTGTGACGGCTCTTGTGAGTCATCGCATCCACCACTTGAATTTACGGTATGGGGTTGGCTCAAGTACTAGAATGTTACCACAAATTCTTGGCGTGTGGAACATGCCAATTCCTTTTCTCTTAAATACTATTTTTTGTCTGACTTTTTTTTCACTGGATCTGTTATGAAATGTTTGGTATCAATGATTACTGCATGGAGCTAACTGAAGTAAGTTTTTGCCACATCATATTTACTTTGTTTGATATAAGATGGTCATAAGTTCAATAGTTCTGGTGAAGAACACAATGCAGTAAACTATATTCTGGAAGAACGTTCGTTTCTTTTTACTGGGGTATGCTTTATaagtataaattttttatttgtttctgtcCGTTCttgtaattattatattttcaaaaGTTAGTGTTATGCTATTATACTGACTTTTACTTGCCATGACAAGGGAGTCAAATGTAGCTCAGTCACTTACCTTTCTCAGTGGCTTAAGACTTTTAAGTACTCGTTTGTTAGGAATATATAAAACTATTTCTGTTTGTGAGGTCTTTTCTTCTTTGACACGGGCTTTCAGTCATGCAGGAACTCAAAGATCAGCATAGTACTCTTACCAATTCCTCCACATCAACTTCTCcacttaaaaacaaatttgaaagtcTGATTGCTGTGATCCTTGTGTTTGTCCAAATATCTTCTCCACTTCCTTTGGTTGGTTGGGACGTTTTGCCCGTATTGTCACCTGCAAATGCAGTTCTTTATTCACCAGACACCAAGGTTCCTAGAACAGGGGAACTGGCTTTAAGGAGGGCTATCCCTGCAAACACGAACATGAAAACCATACAGGTAGGTTCTTGTTGATTACTGATTTAAATAAATGATCTCTTACCTTTGACATTAATCTGTTTTGGATCATCTTACTTCCATTTCTAGGACTCTCTGGAAGAGATTTTGTACCTGCTAAGAATTCCACAGAGAAAGCCTTATGGAACCATGGAGGGAAATGTGAAGAAAGCTTTAAAGGTATCTACATAATACATAgttataatttaaaagaaacattTTTAGATGGAATGCATATGATGCGTTAGTTACAAAGGGAAGTAACTGTTAACAAGGGATAGGTTATAGTTTCTTGCTATAGATTGGATTGTTATCGAAATTAGTGTTATTTAagagatttttctttcttttctagcTGTCACGGCTATTCtctatcattttattttaaaacgtTGTTATATTTTGAGATGTCCGATCCACCAAAGGCCTCAAGCATGCCCACCGGCCAGAAAACTAAGCATGCCCACCGGCCAGAAAACTATGTACTGCTTACTCAAATTTTCCCCTATATTGATTGTATGGTGAAGAGCTTTAAAATATAGAAACCATGTTCTCTTTTCAGTAGTTCTATTCTGCAATTTGTAAGTTGAATTTTTGCAACTTGCTACATGGCAATGTCTGATGTGCATGTGCCACTTTCTATCATGCATCTACTGTGGTATCTGTTCAGTTATTACTTATATATTACATGTATCTATGTTTTTAGCAGTAGGACTTTACAATTTCTGAATTATATTTCCATATATTAGATAGCAACGGACGAAAAGGATACAATTCTGGCAAGTGTACCAACAAACTTGAGGGAGAAGGGTTCCACATTATATGCATCTCTTATTGATGGAAAGGTATGTGAATGTCCCCttgcaagaaagaaaaaaatcattacAAGGCTATTATCAAAATATCAACTTCTCCTGTGTCTCATGAGCACGTATGATATCTGACTGAAAtaatagaagaagaaaagcaTTGAAATGATTGTTATGAGGGTTTCATTGTTAAGTTTTACAATTtatctttttggatttttttttttggaattgtaATATTTCACTTGACAATTGTTTTTATGTGATATACTGTCATTTTTAAGGAATTGGTCAGGTGCCAAATTCTAATTTTGTAAGGAAAAGCTTGTTTGCATTGTTCTAAATATATTAGATTATTACTCTTTCTGCATTCTTGCTGCTCATAATAAACTatggagaagaaaagaaacaggATGGTTCTGCATGTTAGTTCTCATAACTAGGACAACTTGGTCATTATCCGAACTATAAGAATGTTTTTTAATTTGCCTTAGTTTGCCAGAACGGATTGCAAACTCTTCTTCAATGTATAAAGGATAAGGACCCAGATAAAGTATCAGTGTACCTTGCATCTTCACTGGATACAATTGCAGAGCTGGAGTTATTGCAGGTACCTACAACCAATCAATAACATAAGATTCAGTCGTTTTCCTTATCTTATTTTGTTGGTCTTATTGGACCCCGGTGTTTTTTGTTCTTTCGGTTTTGCCCTCTTTGGTTAATAACTTCTTTTGATTATGAAAACAAAACATTAGATCCTCCTTTTTATGCTTGATAACTATATATCTGAATCAACAAATGGAAGCCTCATCTGAAACTACAGGAATAATTCCTAGAAGTTATTTTAGGAAACATgcaatttctattttatttggaAACATGCAATTTTTATTACATTTTGCCCATGTTACATGGAAGAGATAGTTATTTAATTCAGACAATATGACATGCCTAAAATTACAATTTGATATTGTTCACAACAGGCTCCAGGCTTGTCATTTTTGCTGCCCGAGCAGTACCAGAGATACCCAAGGTCGCTCTTTTCTCAACAGTGTTTTCCTTTTTATGTATCGTTGTCTGTTTGGGGGATCATATTTTAgtcaaataaaaattcaaaattaaactttttaGTACTTATCAATTCAAACACCTCTTTACAAGACATGAGggtatattatttaatttttgataaatttgtcattataaaaatcatGTTGAAATTAGTTCGTGTATCTGATAGAGTTTCTACTAAGCCAAATAAATTGATGTTAGTTTTGTTAGCTTGATATCTTGGTCCATTCTTTACTAACCTAAGTTAAGATTCCGGTTGGATTTTAAGAatctaacatggtatcagatCTCTGATAGTAGGAGATGGAGAGCCTAGGTTGAAACTTTCAATCCCCTGTTCCCCACTTCTTTGTTGATTCGTAAGGTGCAGGATGGGGCTGCACCTGTGTTTATATCTGTATTTTTCTGCCTTTCTGTGTGCCGGATGGGGTTGTACCTGAAGGAGGGTTAGCTTGCAATATATTGTTGGCCCATTCCTGAGTTCCTCAGTAACAACTTAAGTTTTTGGGGCGGAGTGCTCGTCTAACACTTTTGAAGCAGGTTCTTTAGAGCTTCTTGTTTCATATGTAGCATAGGTCCCTAGAGTAAGGATATAATGATGCTAAGTGACAGAACTTAAAATATATGAGTTTTCCAGTAAGTCCATAGGAATTTCATCAGTCTGCTTTACTAaagttaaaatattatttatacgtCGCAAAACTATGCTTGAAAGACCTCCAAATGTGTGGTAATTTGGTAAATAGACTTTGCAAGGACATCATCTGTGTTGTAAGTAGAAtatcaatattttgttttgagaCATGTAGGCTTATAGGGAGAGGAACTGTTGAACTTACAATTGAGAAAGGTGATGGTTCGACATTTTCTCCAGAAGCTGGTGGTGAAGCAAGAAAGACTGCTACAATTCAGGTATAAAATATTGCACATTTGGGTAACAGATAACTGTATGCCCTATCTggaatcttctaatattattctttcttatattttttgttttgcataaGTTCTGGTTGATATTAATGCAGTTTCTTGGTGAATGAGACAAAATATTCTACTAATAGTGTTATTTTGGAAACTATTTTCACTCCATCGAGACTTGATACACTTTATATACTATATACTTGATATAATATTTGGTTGTGGATGTGTTGATGCCTATAAGTTGGCCAGAATTCATTGACAACTGTTATAAAATCTGGAAATATGAGGAATGTCATATTTGGCTTGTTGTGTCCATTTACTTTCATGtttatttgttgaatttgattACCATTACTTTTAGCATTATAATTTATACCAAGGTAACTTTCATACATCTTATAACAGATTTTGTAAGTCAGTGTATTAGAATATGAATCAGTTTTCATTTATCCTAGGATTTCAAGTCAAATACATTTATGTTACATACTTACATTACATGCTTGATAACAATGACTTAACAGGGCAGGGATTAACAGTAGGAAGCAATAGGTATTCATCTGATCAGTAAACCTTTGTACAGGTTGTTATAGATGGATATTCATCACCGCTAACAGCTGGAAATTTC is a genomic window containing:
- the LOC137715908 gene encoding peptidyl-prolyl cis-trans isomerase CYP37, chloroplastic isoform X1: MAFPISSTIVSHKLSLNVSIAPSTRRQNLKPTHFIFGFNPKTPERSGLSRVHCMSNNIHPKELKDQHSTLTNSSTSTSPLKNKFESLIAVILVFVQISSPLPLVGWDVLPVLSPANAVLYSPDTKVPRTGELALRRAIPANTNMKTIQDSLEEILYLLRIPQRKPYGTMEGNVKKALKIATDEKDTILASVPTNLREKGSTLYASLIDGKNGLQTLLQCIKDKDPDKVSVYLASSLDTIAELELLQAPGLSFLLPEQYQRYPRLIGRGTVELTIEKGDGSTFSPEAGGEARKTATIQVVIDGYSSPLTAGNFAKLVIDEAYNGTMLSSTDQAILSYSGLDKNSGISVPLEIKPSGQFEPLYKTKLDVQDGELPVLPLSVYGAVAMAHSEVSDEYSSPYQFFFYLYDKRNAGLGGLSFDEGEFSVFGYTTVGKDILSQIKSGDVIRSAKLVEGQDRLVLPE
- the LOC137715908 gene encoding peptidyl-prolyl cis-trans isomerase CYP37, chloroplastic isoform X2; the encoded protein is MQELKDQHSTLTNSSTSTSPLKNKFESLIAVILVFVQISSPLPLVGWDVLPVLSPANAVLYSPDTKVPRTGELALRRAIPANTNMKTIQDSLEEILYLLRIPQRKPYGTMEGNVKKALKIATDEKDTILASVPTNLREKGSTLYASLIDGKNGLQTLLQCIKDKDPDKVSVYLASSLDTIAELELLQAPGLSFLLPEQYQRYPRLIGRGTVELTIEKGDGSTFSPEAGGEARKTATIQVVIDGYSSPLTAGNFAKLVIDEAYNGTMLSSTDQAILSYSGLDKNSGISVPLEIKPSGQFEPLYKTKLDVQDGELPVLPLSVYGAVAMAHSEVSDEYSSPYQFFFYLYDKRNAGLGGLSFDEGEFSVFGYTTVGKDILSQIKSGDVIRSAKLVEGQDRLVLPE